GCTACCATCGGTGCTGAGCTGCGTTTTCTCCTGACTTCTTGTCGAGGGTTTCAGCAACGGTCGGAGCTCTTCCGCGGCGGAGCGCCCGGACGGGATCGGCCCCCGCTGTCCATCACACCCGAACCGTTCGTGCGGCTCCGGACGGCTCGCCGGGGTCAGCGGCTGACCGCGTCGACCGTGTCGATCGCGTCGGCCGGGCGCAGGAGGTCGAGGTCGGCGCGGCGGGGCAGGCTCTCCCAGTCGCCGTCGGCGGTGACGGCGAAGGCGCCGGCGGCGCAGGCCGTGGCGAGGCGCCGCTCGGAGGTCGCCCCCGCGAGGGTCTCGGCGATCCAGCCCGCGGCGAAGGCGTCCCCGGCGCCCACCGGGTCGAGCTCGACGACCCGGTACGGCTCCGCGTGCCGTACGGCGCCGTCGGAGAGCTCGATCGCGCCGAGGGCGCCGCGCTTGATGAGGACGTGGCGCGGGCCGAGGGCCGACAGGGCTCCGGCCAGGGTGAGCGGGTCGTCGCCCTGGACGACCAGCCGGGCCTCGGCCTCGGTCGCGAACAGGACGTCCACCGAGGCGACGGTCTCCCGCAGCGCGGCGGACGCCTCGGTGGGCGTCCACAGGGCGCGGCGGTAGTTGATGTCCATCGAGACGGTCACGCCCGCGGCGCGGGCCTCGGCGATCGCGACCCGCACCGCCTCGGCGGCGGACGCCGACAGCGCGAGCGTGATGCCCGTGACGTGCAGCACGCGTGCCGAGCGGATCAGCGAGACGTCCAGGTCGGAGGGGCGCAGCCGGGATCCGGCGCTCGCCGAGCGGTAGTAGCGCACGTCGACCATCTCGGCCGTGCGCCTGCTCTTGATCATCAGACCGGTGGGCGCCTCGGGGTCGACCCGCATCCCCCGCACGTCGACGCCCTCACCGGCCAGCGTCGAGCGCAGCAGCTCCCCGAACTCGTCGGCGCCCACCCTGCCGATCCAGGCCGCGCGCCCGCCGAGGCGGGAGACGCCGATGGCCACGTTCGACTCCGCACCGCCCACGCCGAGCCCGAAGTCG
This region of Streptosporangium sp. NBC_01495 genomic DNA includes:
- a CDS encoding sugar kinase, whose translation is MTDLVTLGESMALFTARRTGPLRHARDFGLGVGGAESNVAIGVSRLGGRAAWIGRVGADEFGELLRSTLAGEGVDVRGMRVDPEAPTGLMIKSRRTAEMVDVRYYRSASAGSRLRPSDLDVSLIRSARVLHVTGITLALSASAAEAVRVAIAEARAAGVTVSMDINYRRALWTPTEASAALRETVASVDVLFATEAEARLVVQGDDPLTLAGALSALGPRHVLIKRGALGAIELSDGAVRHAEPYRVVELDPVGAGDAFAAGWIAETLAGATSERRLATACAAGAFAVTADGDWESLPRRADLDLLRPADAIDTVDAVSR